One window from the genome of Hippoglossus hippoglossus isolate fHipHip1 chromosome 6, fHipHip1.pri, whole genome shotgun sequence encodes:
- the osbpl5 gene encoding oxysterol-binding protein-related protein 5 isoform X2 — translation MEETTIFMTSAQSESRMFNGVEKDCPSPTEKLARKESLKVQKQNYRQEKKRAAKELFTALKDPSVVIMANWLKIRGSLKSWTKLWCALKPGVLLIYKTPKTDHWVGTILLSACKLIERPSKKDGFCFKLFHPLDKSIWAIKGPKGETVGSITQPLPSNYLIFRAASESDGRCWMDALELALSCSSLYKLTAKAGREGDISTSSESSHILQLLQSTALTETELLQLNDAVLLGNHHMEHDGFSDKSEREAHDDWDTTPNENGGRLTEESDMDQSDELSPGPQATAYVEQSTEEMAEAGEASQVETVSEENKGLIWTLLKQLRPGMDLSKVVLPTFILEPRSFLDKLSDYYYHADLLSQAVLEESAYGRIKQVLRWYLSGFYKKPKGLKKPYNPILGETFRCCWLHPDTDSCTFYIAEQVSHHPPISAFYICNRKDGFSISGSILAKSKFYGNSLSAILDGKAKLLFLSRDEEYVITMPYAHCKGILYGTMTLELGGKVTIECEKTKCFTELEFKLKPFLGGSCSVNQISGKIVVGEELLATVDGHWDSEVFIHEKRSGQQESLWNPSADIRNSRLKRQVVQIDQQGEFESERLWQHVTSAIMDRDQMRATQEKFVLEEAQRQEARERGDKAYTSRLFNQDPITSDWTYSHMDMRPWDPERCLVQFEKDGVIQTHKKRQRQHSELSYSHSWTIQQKAEVNGKHRKASSQPSSCSQNTESSSTTPEPTQESSDNEGFSNQCARCSKDIKDMALMEASITSIQKTQQDIQRNLVVLSRQLARQRETEDGVSLTGRHCLILCVLLLSQLLLNYVFT, via the exons ATGGAGGAGACAACGATCTTTATGACCTCAGCCCAG TCTGAGTCCAGGATGTTTAATGGTGTTGAGAAGGACTGTCCCTCCCCCACAGAGAAGCTGGCTCGGAAGGAGTCTCTCAAG GTCCAAAAGCAGAATTACAGGCAAGAGAAGAAACGGGCAGCTAAAGAACTGTTCACTGCACTGAAGGACCCCAGTGTTGTCATCATGGCAAACTGGCTAAAG ATCCGAGGCTCTTTAAAGAGTTGGACCAAGTTGTGGTGTGCCCTGAAGCCTGGAGTTCTTTTGATTTATAAGACCCCCAAAACAGACCACTGGGTGGGCACCATCCTCCTCAGTGCATGCAAGCTGATCGAGAGACCTTCAAAGAAGGACGGTTTCTGTTTCAAGCTCTTTCATCCGCTGGACAAATCTATCTGGGCTATTAAG GGTCCCAAAGGAGAGACCGTTGGCTCCATCACGCAGCCTCTACCCAGCAACTACCTAATCTTCAGAGCTGCCTCAGAGTCGGATG GCCGATGCTGGATGGATGCCCTGGAGCTGGCTCTCAGCTGCTCCAGTCTCTACAAGCTGACAGCCAAagcagggagagaaggagatatCAGCACGTCTTCAGAGTCCTCCCATATactccagctgctgcagtctACCGCACTCACTGAGACAGAGTTGCTACA GTTGAATGACGCCGTGCTGCTGGGCAATCACCACATGGAGCATGACGGCTTTTCGGACAAATCAGAGCGCGAGGCTCACGACGACTGGGACACCACGCCCAATGAGAACGGTGGTAGGCTGACAGAGGAGAGTGACATGGACCAATCGGATGAGCTGTCCCCCgggccacaggccacagcctATGTAGAGCAGAGCACAGAGGAGATGGCTGAG GCTGGGGAGGCGTCCCAGGTTGAAACTGTATCCGAGGAGAACAAGGGTCTGATCTGGACCCTGCTCAAGCAGCTGCGGCCGGGAATGGACCTGTCCAAGGTGGTGCTGCCCACCTTCATCCTGGAGCCACGTTCCTTCCTGGACAAGCTGTCTGACTACTACTACCACGCTGATCTGCTCTCACA AGCTGTGCTGGAGGAGAGTGCATATGGTCGGATCAAGCAGGTGTTGCGATGGTACTTGTCTGGTTTCTACAAGAAGCCTAAG GGTTTGAAGAAGCCTTACAACCCAATCCTGGGGGAGACCTTCCGCTGCTGCTGGCTTCACCCTGACACCGACAGCTGCACTTTCTACATAGCTGAACAG GTGTCCCACCATCCGCCCATCTCTGCTTTTTACATCTGCAATAGGAAAGATGGTTTTTCTATTAGTGGAAGCATCCTGGCCAAGTCCAAGTTCTATG GAAACTCTCTGTCTGCTATTCTCGATGGAAAAGCGAAGCTGCTGTTCCTCAGCAGAGATGAGGAGTATGTCATCACAATGCCCTATGCTCACTGCAAAG GTATCCTGTACGGCACCATGACACTGGAGCTGGGCGGGAAGGTCACCATCGAGTGTGAGAAAACCAAATGTTTCACAGAGCTGGAGTTCAAACTAAAG CCTTTCCTTGGAGGCTCCTGCTCCGTGAATCAGATCAGCGGGAAGATCGTTGTCGGAGAGGAGCTGCTGGCCACTGTCGATGGACATTGG GACAGTGAGGTGTTCATTCATGAAAAGCGCTCCGGCCAGCAGGAGTCGCTGTGGAACCCGAGTGCAGACATCCGCAACAGCCGGCTCAAAAGACAAGTGGTACAGATCGACCAGCAGGGAGAGTTCGAGTCTGAAAG aCTGTGGCAGCATGTGACCAGTGCCATCATGGATCGGGACCAGATGAGGGCCACCCAGGAAAAGTTTGTGCTGGAGGAGGCTCAGCGGCAAGAGGccagggagagaggagacaaagcCTATACCTCACGACTTTTCAATCAGGACCCCATCACCTCCGACTGGACCTACAGTCACATGga CATGCGGCCGTGGGACCCTGAGCGCTGCCTGGTTCAGTTCGAGAAGGACGGAGTGATTCAGACGCACAAGAAACGCCAGAGACAACACAGTGAACTGTCGTACAGCCACAGCTGGACCATCCAACAGAAG GCCGAGGTGAACGGGAAGCACAGGAAGGCGAGCAGCCAACCGTCCAGCTGCAGCCAgaacacagagagcagcagcaccacaccTGAACCCACACAAGAGTCCTCAGACAATGAAG GATTTTCAAACCAGTGTGCACGGTGCAGTAAAGACATAAAGGACATGGCCCTGATGGAAGCCTCCATCACATCCATACAGAAGACGCAGCAGGATATTCAGAG gaaCCTGGTGGTCCTGAGTCGTCAGCTGGCTCgtcagagggagacagaggacgGCGTGTCGTTAACAGGCCGTCACTGTCTCATCCTCTGtgttctgctcctctctcagctcctcctcaaCTACGTCTTCACCTGA
- the osbpl5 gene encoding oxysterol-binding protein-related protein 5 isoform X1, translating to MKEENLFHRRFSLCPNATSPPKIDPRTLTRNLSYGGDNDLYDLSPGSETDRNGLSMLSNELSPVQSPGSTSESRMFNGVEKDCPSPTEKLARKESLKVQKQNYRQEKKRAAKELFTALKDPSVVIMANWLKIRGSLKSWTKLWCALKPGVLLIYKTPKTDHWVGTILLSACKLIERPSKKDGFCFKLFHPLDKSIWAIKGPKGETVGSITQPLPSNYLIFRAASESDGRCWMDALELALSCSSLYKLTAKAGREGDISTSSESSHILQLLQSTALTETELLQLNDAVLLGNHHMEHDGFSDKSEREAHDDWDTTPNENGGRLTEESDMDQSDELSPGPQATAYVEQSTEEMAEAGEASQVETVSEENKGLIWTLLKQLRPGMDLSKVVLPTFILEPRSFLDKLSDYYYHADLLSQAVLEESAYGRIKQVLRWYLSGFYKKPKGLKKPYNPILGETFRCCWLHPDTDSCTFYIAEQVSHHPPISAFYICNRKDGFSISGSILAKSKFYGNSLSAILDGKAKLLFLSRDEEYVITMPYAHCKGILYGTMTLELGGKVTIECEKTKCFTELEFKLKPFLGGSCSVNQISGKIVVGEELLATVDGHWDSEVFIHEKRSGQQESLWNPSADIRNSRLKRQVVQIDQQGEFESERLWQHVTSAIMDRDQMRATQEKFVLEEAQRQEARERGDKAYTSRLFNQDPITSDWTYSHMDMRPWDPERCLVQFEKDGVIQTHKKRQRQHSELSYSHSWTIQQKAEVNGKHRKASSQPSSCSQNTESSSTTPEPTQESSDNEGFSNQCARCSKDIKDMALMEASITSIQKTQQDIQRNLVVLSRQLARQRETEDGVSLTGRHCLILCVLLLSQLLLNYVFT from the exons ATGAAGGAGGAGAATTTGTTCCATCGGAGGTTTTCTCTGTGCCCCAACGCCACCTCCCCACCCAAAATTGACCCCCGCACCCTCACCCGGAACTTGTCTTATGGAGGAGACAACGATCTTTATGACCTCAGCCCAG gcagtgagacagacaggaacGGCCTCTCCATGCTGAGTAATGAACTTAGTCCTGTCCAATCACCAGGCAGCACG TCTGAGTCCAGGATGTTTAATGGTGTTGAGAAGGACTGTCCCTCCCCCACAGAGAAGCTGGCTCGGAAGGAGTCTCTCAAG GTCCAAAAGCAGAATTACAGGCAAGAGAAGAAACGGGCAGCTAAAGAACTGTTCACTGCACTGAAGGACCCCAGTGTTGTCATCATGGCAAACTGGCTAAAG ATCCGAGGCTCTTTAAAGAGTTGGACCAAGTTGTGGTGTGCCCTGAAGCCTGGAGTTCTTTTGATTTATAAGACCCCCAAAACAGACCACTGGGTGGGCACCATCCTCCTCAGTGCATGCAAGCTGATCGAGAGACCTTCAAAGAAGGACGGTTTCTGTTTCAAGCTCTTTCATCCGCTGGACAAATCTATCTGGGCTATTAAG GGTCCCAAAGGAGAGACCGTTGGCTCCATCACGCAGCCTCTACCCAGCAACTACCTAATCTTCAGAGCTGCCTCAGAGTCGGATG GCCGATGCTGGATGGATGCCCTGGAGCTGGCTCTCAGCTGCTCCAGTCTCTACAAGCTGACAGCCAAagcagggagagaaggagatatCAGCACGTCTTCAGAGTCCTCCCATATactccagctgctgcagtctACCGCACTCACTGAGACAGAGTTGCTACA GTTGAATGACGCCGTGCTGCTGGGCAATCACCACATGGAGCATGACGGCTTTTCGGACAAATCAGAGCGCGAGGCTCACGACGACTGGGACACCACGCCCAATGAGAACGGTGGTAGGCTGACAGAGGAGAGTGACATGGACCAATCGGATGAGCTGTCCCCCgggccacaggccacagcctATGTAGAGCAGAGCACAGAGGAGATGGCTGAG GCTGGGGAGGCGTCCCAGGTTGAAACTGTATCCGAGGAGAACAAGGGTCTGATCTGGACCCTGCTCAAGCAGCTGCGGCCGGGAATGGACCTGTCCAAGGTGGTGCTGCCCACCTTCATCCTGGAGCCACGTTCCTTCCTGGACAAGCTGTCTGACTACTACTACCACGCTGATCTGCTCTCACA AGCTGTGCTGGAGGAGAGTGCATATGGTCGGATCAAGCAGGTGTTGCGATGGTACTTGTCTGGTTTCTACAAGAAGCCTAAG GGTTTGAAGAAGCCTTACAACCCAATCCTGGGGGAGACCTTCCGCTGCTGCTGGCTTCACCCTGACACCGACAGCTGCACTTTCTACATAGCTGAACAG GTGTCCCACCATCCGCCCATCTCTGCTTTTTACATCTGCAATAGGAAAGATGGTTTTTCTATTAGTGGAAGCATCCTGGCCAAGTCCAAGTTCTATG GAAACTCTCTGTCTGCTATTCTCGATGGAAAAGCGAAGCTGCTGTTCCTCAGCAGAGATGAGGAGTATGTCATCACAATGCCCTATGCTCACTGCAAAG GTATCCTGTACGGCACCATGACACTGGAGCTGGGCGGGAAGGTCACCATCGAGTGTGAGAAAACCAAATGTTTCACAGAGCTGGAGTTCAAACTAAAG CCTTTCCTTGGAGGCTCCTGCTCCGTGAATCAGATCAGCGGGAAGATCGTTGTCGGAGAGGAGCTGCTGGCCACTGTCGATGGACATTGG GACAGTGAGGTGTTCATTCATGAAAAGCGCTCCGGCCAGCAGGAGTCGCTGTGGAACCCGAGTGCAGACATCCGCAACAGCCGGCTCAAAAGACAAGTGGTACAGATCGACCAGCAGGGAGAGTTCGAGTCTGAAAG aCTGTGGCAGCATGTGACCAGTGCCATCATGGATCGGGACCAGATGAGGGCCACCCAGGAAAAGTTTGTGCTGGAGGAGGCTCAGCGGCAAGAGGccagggagagaggagacaaagcCTATACCTCACGACTTTTCAATCAGGACCCCATCACCTCCGACTGGACCTACAGTCACATGga CATGCGGCCGTGGGACCCTGAGCGCTGCCTGGTTCAGTTCGAGAAGGACGGAGTGATTCAGACGCACAAGAAACGCCAGAGACAACACAGTGAACTGTCGTACAGCCACAGCTGGACCATCCAACAGAAG GCCGAGGTGAACGGGAAGCACAGGAAGGCGAGCAGCCAACCGTCCAGCTGCAGCCAgaacacagagagcagcagcaccacaccTGAACCCACACAAGAGTCCTCAGACAATGAAG GATTTTCAAACCAGTGTGCACGGTGCAGTAAAGACATAAAGGACATGGCCCTGATGGAAGCCTCCATCACATCCATACAGAAGACGCAGCAGGATATTCAGAG gaaCCTGGTGGTCCTGAGTCGTCAGCTGGCTCgtcagagggagacagaggacgGCGTGTCGTTAACAGGCCGTCACTGTCTCATCCTCTGtgttctgctcctctctcagctcctcctcaaCTACGTCTTCACCTGA